From the Mycobacterium sp. DL592 genome, the window GCTCGATCATCTGGGGGCATGAGTCCTCAACCGTCCTCGACGGCAACGGGAACAGCGTCTATTCCGCCGCCCAGAGCGTCAACGGATTCGCGGAGAGCGGTCACTGGAAGTTTTCGATCAAGGCGCCGGGTCAGTACACCTACGTCGTCGACGTGGACACCAAGCAAGGTCAGCATCTTCACGGCGAGCAGCCATTCACAGTCGACCCCTAATCCGGGATCCTGGACTGGTCGTGGCGGCCCTTCTCGCTCCTCTGGTCAGGCCGTCTGCGGCGCCGCCACGACTAAATCGATTGCAGCATCAAGATGTTCGCCCTGAGATGACCTCAAGCAACGCGCCGTGAATCTGATCCCACACGGCTTTGGGATCGGCACCCTTAAGCACTTCAATGGTCAGGATCGGTATTCCGCGATCGCGTCCTACGTATGAGCCCAACGAACCCGGCGTAGGGGCGAACGCACTTGATTCCTCTACCGGCAAGGTGCTAAGTGCTGAAAACCTCTCCGCCAGTCGGCGAGCCGGGCCGTCGAAATTGAGGAACTGCCGTCCCTGCCAAGAGTGCGTGACGATTACCAGATCCGGGTGGAGTCGGCCGACGGTGTCGTAGATCGCCCGCGATTCAGGTTGGCTCAATGGTTGTGAGCCGTACGCGGCGTTGGAACTATCGAAGTTCGTCGCGGGGAAATTCCGGTTGATGTCAACGCCGTTGGCGTTGGTCCTTGTGTGCGAAGCCCTCCCGTCAGGGTTCGCGTCTTCAAGGATGGTCAGTGTGACCGCGCCTTCCAAACCAGCCTCGATGAACGCTGCAGGCAGTTGCGCTGCCGAGAAGGCGCCTTCGGCCTCGTCCCCGTGAATACCACCGATGAAGAGCACGCGGCGAGGTCCGGCACCGATGGTTCGTGCCCGAATCGGGCGACCTTGCACCGACGTACCAACCACTTGCCAATCGCTGATAGCCGCGGTGATCGATGAGGTCGGCACAGCTACCGGCGATGTGCCAGCGCTGACCGTTGCGGCGGAAGCGGGATCGACAGAATCGGCCGGAGCCGGTGAGCTGCAGGCAGAAAGCCCCATCTGGGCCGCAAACAACGCAAGGGCCGGCAGCAGAGACGCGACAAACCTCAACGTGTGAAGCTCAGCACGGCGGTATCGCGGCCGCATTGACACTCATGTATACCGAGTTCACGTAAGCACCGTTGTCGAGCCGATACCAGACGGCACTGGTGCCGTGTCCCGCACTGGAGCGAATGTCACCAGACTGCTGGCAGGCAAGAGTTACCGTCGCGCCATCGCGCAGATCGTCCGGATAGAGCCGCGGTGCAACGGTATAGGGCGCAGTCCGCTGTTTGACACCGCAGCTTCCTCCTTCGTCACACGTACCGACGATCACTCCGATCGCAGGTTGCAGTGCAGGTTGCGCACTTATCACAGGTGGCAAGCTCGGGACACTGCTGGTGTATGGCGCCGGCCAGTCGTCAGTGGGCACCTTGTTCTCGGGGCTCACGACGACGGTTGTGGTCGGACCCGCGGTTGCCGGGGTGTGGTTGTGATGGATGAGTTGTGGCTTGCCGGTGGCGGTTTGGCCGCCGAGGGCCCTCACCGGGTAGCGGTCCGGTTGGGGATGGTCATCGCCCGTGCCGGTGAAGGCACGATCTTCGAGATCGAGGGTCACCCACACTGGGTGGCCAAGGTCTTCCACGACGACCTCAACGACCGCCACCTCAAATGCGCCAAAGTCGCCGCCATGGTCGACTCACCCCCACCCGGAGCCGTCCAGTCCGACGGATTCGCCGTACTGACCTGGCCACTACACACCCTGGTCGGCCCCACCGGACCCACCGGTTACGTCATGCACCGCATCGACACCTCCAACGCCGTGGAAATCCACACCATCAGCAACCCCGCCAACCGCGCCAAACCCCTACCCACAGCACCACAATGGACCCCCCACGTCACCTGGCTACACCTGGTCAACGTCGCGGCCAACCTCTGCCTGGCCGTCGAAGTCGTCCACCGAGTCGACGCCGTGATCGGCGACTTCCAAGAACGCAACATCCTGGTCAACGACACCACCCGAGTCACCCTCGTCGACTGCGACTCCATGCAATTCACCGACACCACCGGACACCAATACCTCTGCGGCGTCGGCCGCCCCGAATTCACCGCCCCCGAACTCGCCGGACTCAACCTAGCCACCACCGCCCGCCACAAACCCTCCGACCTGTTCGCCCTGGCCGTCCACATCCACCTGCTACTGATGGCCGGCAACCACCCCTTCCTCCGCGGCACCTGGACCGGCCCCGGCGAACAACCCGACGCCATGAGCCTGGCCAAATCCGGATGGTGGGCAGGCGGACCCAACTCACCCCTGCACACCCACCCCGTGGCCCCACCACCACAATTCCTACCCGACAACATCCAACGACTCTTCTACCGCGCCTTCACCACCGGAGCACACGACCCCGCCAGCCGCCCCACCGCCCACGAGTGGCGCACCGCACTCCAAGGCCTACAAATCCGCACCTGCCCCCACGGACACCAAGTCCCCGTCGAAACCGAACACTGCCCCTGGTGCCACATCGACACCCAACGCACCGCCCGCAAAGCCCAACACACCTACACCACAACAACCCAACCCCACCAAACCGTCTACCCCGTAACCACCACCACCACAGACCCCACACCACCCACCACCACACCCCCACGCAACACCACCAAATACCTCCTCGCCGCCGCCGCCATCCTCGCCATCCTCATCACCACCATCGTCGTGACCACCAACCGCACCACCACCACAACAACCGCCACCACCATCACCGCAACCGCCACCGCCACCGCCATTCCCGACTGGGAGACGGCAACAACCACCACAAGAGCAAGTGGACCAACGGTGTCACCGAACGCTCTCAACGTCAGCGTGCCCATGAGCCACCCACCCTGCGACGGCTTGGGGATCGTCGTGCTCGCCAACGCGGTCACCCCCGGGCGATACGACTCGGAGATCCAGCGCGCTCTCGACGCGTATCCGGGTTCGTCGTACCTCAGGACCGACGAGTCGTGTGCGTCACTTCGCAAACGCGACGACGCCGGCAACCCGATCTACGCGGTGTACCGCCCAGCCGGGCGAACTGTCGGTGACATCTGCGCCGCCGTGCGGGCAGCCGGCGGGAACGCCTACGGCAAATGGCTCGACATGACCACAGATCCGAAGTACATGATCCCATGCTGAGACGTAAGGGTTGGGCCGCAATGATTTCCACGATCAACGACTCACATTGCTCCGCCGAGAAGGCCGAATCCGTATGGTGAGCGCCATGGATGGCGTGGCGCCCACACCGGCAATACCACCGGGCGACGGTATCGACCGCCGCAGCTTGTTCCGGCTGGCAGGTGCGGTCAGCCTCGCAACCGCTGTCAGCGCCTGCTCGGCCGAGCCTCGACAAGATCC encodes:
- a CDS encoding M14 family zinc carboxypeptidase; the encoded protein is MRFVASLLPALALFAAQMGLSACSSPAPADSVDPASAATVSAGTSPVAVPTSSITAAISDWQVVGTSVQGRPIRARTIGAGPRRVLFIGGIHGDEAEGAFSAAQLPAAFIEAGLEGAVTLTILEDANPDGRASHTRTNANGVDINRNFPATNFDSSNAAYGSQPLSQPESRAIYDTVGRLHPDLVIVTHSWQGRQFLNFDGPARRLAERFSALSTLPVEESSAFAPTPGSLGSYVGRDRGIPILTIEVLKGADPKAVWDQIHGALLEVISGRTS